CAGATGCGTTCCAGCCCGCATCCTTGCCTCCGATCCGTATGTCGTGCTCTCTGATCGGTACACAATAACGACGGATCGGTGCTGTGTCAACACAAATAGGTCTTATTTCGGTATTGAGTGTCTGATGAACGGTATGCAGTGCCGAATGGCGCGGGCGGCCCTGGGGCTCGGGATTCGCGAGACGGCGGACCGGGCGCAGGTCGCGCCCTCCACGCTGCAACGGATCGAGCGGGGCGAGGACGTGACCGTCTCGCGCCTCACGGCCGTTCGCGCAGCCCTGGAAGCGGCCGGCGCCACCTTCCTGCCCGACGACGGCAACGGGCCGGGTGTTCGCGTTCGGCCGAACGGCACGGAAACGGCGTAAGTAGGGCGCCTTCGCACGCCGTCAGGCGTGCAAGGCGCCGGCACGTCGGGAAATCTGCTCCGGCGGCATGCCGCGCTGGTGCGCGGCGATGCCGCCCTACGAGTTTCCGCAATTTAATCGATGATCCGCGCCCAATTGCGCGCATAGAGCCCGCGGATCAGTGCCGGTCCGGATGGCGACGATTCCCAAGATGGACTCAAACATCGCGTTTGGAAGGCGTCCATTGGACTGACAGATGCGATTAAACACGCTTGTGTTTAGCGTCCGTTGGCCTGACGGATGCATGCAATACGCTTGTATTGCTAGTCCAGCGTCAGGGCCTGGCATTTCAGGTAGCCGGTTTCGGGGAGCCAGGGGTGGATGGGGTGGTCGGGGCCGGCGCCGGCGAAGCGGAGGATGCGGCCGCCGCGCCCCACGTCTTCCAGGCCGCGGCGGATTTGTTCGCCGAAGGTGTGCGCTTCCACGTGGTGGGAGCAGGAGCAGCACACCAGGATGCCGCGCGGGGCGACGAGGCGCGCGGCCATGCGGGCCAGCTTGCGGTAGGCTTTGACGCCCTGCCAGTAGTCCTTCTTGGCCTTCACGAAGGCGGGCGGGTCGGTGACGACGATGTCGAAGGTCTGCCCGGCCTTGTGGCGGGCCTCCAGGTCGGCGAAGACCTCGCTTTCCACCGTGGAGAAGCGGTCGTCGACGCCGTTGAGCTCCGCCGCCTCGCGCGCCTTGTCCAGCGCGGTTTCGGAGCGGTCGACGGCGATCACCGAGGCCGCGCCGCCCAGCGCCGCCTGTACGGCGAAGCCGCCGGTGTAGGAGTAGGCGTCGTAGACGCTGCAGCCCTTGGCGAGCTGGGCGACGAAGGCGCGGTTGTCGCGCTGGTCGAAGAACCAGCCGGTCTTTTGGCCCTCGCGCGGGTCGGCGCGGAAGTGGGCGCCGTTTTCCAGCACGGGGATGGGGCCATCCAGCTCGCCCAGGCCCATGCGGACCTCGCGGTGCAGCCCCTCCTGCTCGCGCGAGGCGCCGTCGTTGCGCAGCACGATCGCGCGCGGGGAAAAGACGCTCTCCATCGCGGTCAGCAGCTCGGGCGTCAGGCGCTCCATGCCCGCGGTGTTGATCTGCACCACGAAGACGTCGCCGAAGCGGTCGATGACGGCGCCGGGGAAGCCGTCGGCCTCGGCGTGGGCGAGGCGGTAGTGCGGCGTCCCGATCAGGCGGTCGCGCAGGTCGCGGGCGCGGCGCAGGCGGTCGGCGAAGAAGCCGGCGTCGATGCGGGCGTCGGCGTCGACGGTGAGCAGGCGGGCGCAGATCAGCGGCTT
The DNA window shown above is from Limimonas halophila and carries:
- a CDS encoding helix-turn-helix domain-containing protein, producing the protein MARAALGLGIRETADRAQVAPSTLQRIERGEDVTVSRLTAVRAALEAAGATFLPDDGNGPGVRVRPNGTETA
- a CDS encoding class I SAM-dependent rRNA methyltransferase; translated protein: MTSPASSLAERPVVRLRANNPKKRAKVGHPWIFANEIQMNAAAKQIPPGEVVRVETEQGKALGTYVFNKKPLICARLLTVDADARIDAGFFADRLRRARDLRDRLIGTPHYRLAHAEADGFPGAVIDRFGDVFVVQINTAGMERLTPELLTAMESVFSPRAIVLRNDGASREQEGLHREVRMGLGELDGPIPVLENGAHFRADPREGQKTGWFFDQRDNRAFVAQLAKGCSVYDAYSYTGGFAVQAALGGAASVIAVDRSETALDKAREAAELNGVDDRFSTVESEVFADLEARHKAGQTFDIVVTDPPAFVKAKKDYWQGVKAYRKLARMAARLVAPRGILVCCSCSHHVEAHTFGEQIRRGLEDVGRGGRILRFAGAGPDHPIHPWLPETGYLKCQALTLD